In a genomic window of Pleurocapsa sp. PCC 7319:
- a CDS encoding cation-transporting P-type ATPase, protein MVIETGNQEFHEKQINSTFQQNWHFKSAESTLAELKTSVTSGLSAQAVKQNVAQYGANVLAETKPRSGLIIFLGYFWSIPVALLTLAAILSIATDSKVDALVILGVVFINAVLGYITESRSERIILSLKNLINPSTWVIRDGQAIEIESQGVVVGDILILKPGSYVAADARLVESDRLSVDESVLTGESIPVIKTWQTLPELDLPLAKRTNMVYRSTFVTGGQGLGVVVATGQKTEMGRIQALVSETSIPQTPLEKQLDRAAGQLVLLSSAVCILVLGLGIVRGYGFIEMLKTSIALAVAAVPEGLPTVATITLALGINVMRQKRVLVRRLDAIEALGSVQTICLDKTGTLTANQMSVVEIQTPSHQIKVKDGEFSGDRHEELWQLIKVAVLCNESQINPSQNIIDGSPTENALMQMAISADIDIIALQTKYPLLEINHRADGQNYMATVHQINESQKLIAVKGNPSEVLELCKFQLKNDRPVLLTEIERQASAKANQQMTSQALRVLGTAYKEIEGTEEIASDKLVWLGLIGITNPIRPGVKELIADFHRAGIDTVMVTGDQANTARAIASELNLSQEKELVGIDGELLLVSEFFDLKLEEQNTLLRKESNLENHPSLANLAQVPVNFFARISPADKLKIVRALQKAGKVVAMTGDGINDAPALKAAEVGIAMGKSGTDVAREVADIVLEDDNLATAIAAVSQGRTIYNNIKKALHFLLSTNLSEIIVMVLANLCGIGQPLNAIQLLWLNLVTDIFPGLALGLEAPEPDVLNVPPRNPEAAIIDSADFKRLGFEAGIISLFTLGAYSYSIINYGIGDRASTIAFMSLVTAQLLHAFSCRSSQPFWRVKLKPNHYLRLALGISLSLQFICLIIPSFGSLLKVTGIGLGDSVVILVSALLPLIINETTKIKQSHFHY, encoded by the coding sequence ATGGTGATTGAAACAGGGAATCAAGAATTTCATGAAAAGCAAATAAATAGTACTTTCCAGCAAAATTGGCATTTTAAATCAGCTGAATCAACTTTAGCCGAGTTAAAAACTTCCGTAACATCGGGATTATCAGCACAGGCAGTAAAGCAAAATGTAGCTCAATATGGAGCAAATGTTTTAGCTGAAACTAAACCTCGTTCGGGATTGATAATTTTTCTGGGCTACTTTTGGTCAATTCCTGTTGCTCTTTTAACCTTAGCTGCCATACTTTCAATTGCCACTGATAGTAAAGTTGATGCGCTGGTGATTTTAGGTGTAGTCTTTATCAATGCTGTATTAGGTTATATAACTGAAAGCCGCTCAGAACGAATTATTCTCTCGTTAAAAAACCTGATTAATCCATCTACCTGGGTAATTAGAGATGGTCAAGCGATAGAAATTGAATCACAAGGGGTTGTAGTTGGCGATATCTTGATTCTCAAACCTGGTAGTTACGTTGCTGCCGATGCCAGGCTGGTGGAGAGCGATCGCCTAAGTGTTGATGAATCTGTCCTCACAGGGGAAAGTATTCCTGTTATCAAAACTTGGCAAACTCTACCAGAATTAGATCTTCCCTTAGCCAAACGTACCAATATGGTTTATCGCAGTACTTTTGTGACTGGGGGACAAGGATTAGGAGTGGTAGTAGCTACGGGGCAAAAGACGGAAATGGGTCGGATTCAGGCTTTGGTCAGTGAAACCTCTATTCCACAAACTCCACTAGAAAAACAACTCGATCGCGCTGCTGGTCAACTGGTTTTATTATCTAGTGCCGTATGTATCCTAGTTTTAGGACTGGGAATAGTTCGCGGTTATGGTTTCATCGAAATGCTCAAAACCTCGATCGCCTTAGCTGTAGCTGCCGTACCCGAAGGATTGCCGACTGTCGCTACGATCACTTTGGCATTGGGAATTAACGTCATGAGACAGAAACGGGTTTTAGTTCGCCGTCTCGATGCCATCGAAGCTTTGGGTTCGGTACAAACTATCTGTTTGGATAAAACCGGGACACTTACTGCTAATCAAATGTCAGTGGTAGAAATTCAAACCCCTAGCCACCAGATTAAAGTTAAAGATGGGGAATTTTCTGGCGATCGCCATGAAGAATTATGGCAGCTAATTAAGGTTGCCGTTCTTTGTAACGAAAGTCAGATAAATCCCAGTCAAAATATAATTGACGGCTCGCCGACCGAAAATGCTTTAATGCAAATGGCAATCTCGGCAGATATAGATATAATTGCTCTGCAAACCAAATATCCGCTGCTAGAAATTAATCATCGTGCCGATGGTCAAAACTATATGGCTACGGTACATCAGATCAATGAATCCCAGAAACTAATTGCAGTTAAAGGTAATCCCTCAGAAGTTTTAGAACTATGTAAGTTTCAACTTAAAAATGATCGCCCAGTATTATTAACTGAAATAGAGCGACAAGCGAGCGCCAAAGCTAATCAACAAATGACCAGTCAAGCCCTCCGTGTATTGGGAACAGCCTATAAAGAGATTGAAGGCACAGAAGAGATCGCTTCAGATAAACTTGTCTGGTTGGGTCTGATTGGCATTACTAATCCAATCCGACCTGGAGTTAAAGAATTAATTGCCGACTTTCATCGAGCAGGAATCGACACTGTAATGGTTACGGGCGATCAAGCAAATACAGCTCGTGCGATCGCATCAGAGTTGAATCTAAGCCAGGAAAAAGAATTAGTAGGAATAGATGGTGAGTTACTTTTGGTGAGTGAGTTTTTCGACTTGAAACTAGAGGAACAAAATACACTGTTAAGAAAAGAGTCAAACCTGGAAAATCATCCGTCCTTAGCTAATCTCGCTCAAGTCCCAGTTAATTTCTTCGCCAGAATTAGTCCTGCTGACAAATTAAAAATAGTTCGCGCCTTGCAAAAGGCAGGCAAAGTTGTGGCGATGACGGGAGATGGGATTAATGATGCTCCTGCCCTAAAAGCTGCTGAGGTGGGCATTGCAATGGGTAAAAGTGGTACTGATGTAGCTAGAGAAGTTGCTGATATTGTTTTAGAAGATGACAATTTAGCAACAGCGATCGCTGCTGTCAGTCAGGGAAGAACTATCTATAACAACATCAAAAAGGCACTTCATTTTTTGCTATCTACTAACCTGAGCGAAATTATAGTGATGGTTTTAGCTAATTTATGCGGAATTGGTCAACCCCTCAACGCGATTCAGCTTTTATGGTTAAATTTGGTAACTGATATATTTCCTGGTTTAGCATTGGGTTTAGAAGCACCCGAACCAGATGTTTTAAATGTTCCTCCTCGTAATCCAGAAGCAGCAATTATTGACTCTGCTGACTTTAAACGGCTCGGTTTTGAGGCGGGTATAATTTCTCTATTTACTTTAGGAGCTTATAGCTACAGTATTATTAACTACGGTATTGGCGATCGCGCTAGCACTATTGCTTTTATGAGTTTGGTAACGGCACAATTACTACATGCTTTTAGTTGTCGATCTAGTCAACCATTTTGGCGAGTTAAGCTCAAACCAAATCACTATTTAAGATTAGCTCTAGGAATTTCTCTAAGTTTGCAGTTTATATGTCTAATTATTCCCAGTTTTGGTAGTTTACTCAAGGTAACAGGAATCGGTTTAGGGGATAGTGTAGTTATTCTGGTAAGTGCCTTGCTACCGTTGATTATTAATGAAACAACCAAAATTAAGCAATCGCACTTTCATTACTAG
- a CDS encoding response regulator transcription factor produces MPKILIIEDDEDIRELISESLEDLNYEIITVASGKNGLDKAQKHLPDVIVCDINMPGLSGYQVLQALRQNPITVMIPFIFFTSLNSEAERAYAIKLGVNGYLSKSCTIRELKAAINKMLNL; encoded by the coding sequence ATGCCTAAGATTTTGATTATAGAAGACGATGAAGATATCAGAGAGCTAATTTCTGAAAGCCTGGAAGATCTAAATTACGAGATTATTACGGTAGCATCTGGCAAAAATGGTCTAGACAAAGCACAAAAACATTTACCTGATGTAATTGTCTGCGATATTAATATGCCTGGATTAAGTGGTTATCAAGTTCTTCAAGCCCTACGCCAAAATCCGATAACGGTAATGATTCCCTTTATTTTTTTTACTTCGTTAAATAGTGAAGCCGAACGAGCATATGCTATTAAGTTGGGAGTAAACGGTTATCTCAGTAAATCTTGTACAATACGAGAACTTAAAGCAGCGATCAATAAAATGTTAAACTTATAA